In Pengzhenrongella sicca, a single genomic region encodes these proteins:
- the ku gene encoding non-homologous end joining protein Ku: protein MRAIWKGAVAFGLVNVPVKLYSATGEHEVPLHQVHRADAGRIRYRKTCSVCGEPVEMSDIAKGYQTDDGEIVVLTDEDLAELPLATDREISVLEFVPSEQVDPILLAKTYYLEPEKTAAKPYALLREALAASDRMAVVKVALRQRESMAVLRVRGDVICLQTLLWPDEVRAAEFPVLDADISVRPQELQMASSLVDSLAADFDPSAFEDRYQAALETLIESKVSAGATRSVPAAEGADGATSGAGEVIDLLAALQRSVEKAREARGEPVRASTSAGGKAAVPAKRAPAKRAPAKAAAATKRATPATPATKATAAKTTATKVAAAKTTAAKTSATKAPAAKAAAAKAPARKATAAKAEGTRAATRRRAS from the coding sequence GTGCGGGCAATCTGGAAGGGCGCGGTGGCGTTCGGGCTGGTCAACGTCCCGGTCAAGCTCTACTCGGCCACGGGCGAGCACGAGGTCCCGCTGCATCAGGTGCACCGCGCCGACGCGGGCCGGATCCGGTACCGCAAGACGTGCAGCGTCTGCGGCGAGCCGGTCGAGATGAGCGACATCGCGAAGGGCTATCAGACCGACGACGGCGAGATCGTCGTGCTCACGGACGAGGACCTCGCGGAGCTCCCGCTCGCGACGGACCGCGAGATCTCGGTGCTCGAGTTCGTCCCGTCGGAGCAGGTCGACCCGATCCTGCTCGCCAAGACCTACTACCTCGAGCCCGAGAAGACCGCGGCGAAGCCCTACGCGCTGCTGCGGGAGGCCCTCGCGGCGAGCGACCGGATGGCCGTCGTCAAGGTCGCGCTGCGCCAGCGCGAGTCGATGGCGGTGCTGCGGGTGCGCGGCGACGTCATCTGCCTGCAGACCCTGCTCTGGCCGGACGAGGTGCGCGCCGCGGAGTTCCCGGTGCTCGACGCCGACATCTCGGTCCGCCCCCAGGAGCTCCAGATGGCGTCGTCGCTGGTCGACTCGCTCGCCGCGGACTTCGACCCGTCCGCGTTCGAGGACCGGTACCAGGCGGCGCTCGAGACGCTGATCGAGTCGAAGGTCTCGGCCGGCGCGACCCGGTCGGTGCCGGCCGCCGAGGGGGCCGACGGCGCCACGTCGGGCGCGGGGGAGGTCATCGACCTGCTCGCCGCGCTGCAGCGCAGCGTGGAGAAGGCGCGCGAGGCCCGCGGCGAGCCCGTGCGTGCGTCGACCTCGGCCGGGGGCAAGGCTGCGGTGCCGGCGAAGAGGGCGCCAGCGAAGAGGGCGCCAGCGAAGGCGGCGGCGGCGACGAAGCGGGCGACCCCGGCGACGCCGGCCACGAAGGCCACCGCGGCCAAGACGACCGCGACGAAGGTTGCCGCGGCGAAGACGACCGCGGCGAAGACGAGCGCAACGAAGGCACCCGCCGCGAAGGCCGCCGCGGCGAAGGCGCCCGCGAGGAAGGCCACCGCCGCGAAGGCGGAGGGCACCCGAGCCGCGACCCGCCGTCGCGCGTCCTGA
- the ligD gene encoding non-homologous end-joining DNA ligase, which translates to MLATRAANPAALPTGPGWAYEVKWDGVRLLADTTGGPLRLLSRTGRDVTVSYPELGGLGEIQGAVLDGEVVAMVDGRPSFAALADRMHVQDPARARALAAQRPVSYMVFDVPALYGVELARRPFDERRATLERLDLPAPALLSPVYDDGADLWEVTREHGLEGVVAKRRASTYQPGRRSHDWVKAAHRFTRAALVGGWRAESTGSGRLGAVLLGAPDATGALRYLGRAGSGLTGPIGAALTELLVPRARDASPFDEPVPALDARGTHWCEPTLVVDVVYLTRTPTGRLRQPVVRGVRDDSPPDPWDEP; encoded by the coding sequence ATGCTCGCTACCCGAGCGGCGAATCCCGCCGCGCTTCCGACCGGCCCAGGCTGGGCCTATGAGGTGAAATGGGACGGCGTCCGGCTCCTCGCCGACACCACGGGCGGGCCCCTGCGGCTGCTCAGCCGGACCGGCCGGGACGTCACCGTCTCCTATCCCGAGCTCGGCGGGCTCGGGGAGATCCAGGGCGCCGTGCTCGACGGCGAGGTTGTCGCGATGGTCGACGGCCGCCCGTCGTTCGCCGCGCTCGCGGACCGCATGCACGTCCAGGATCCCGCCCGGGCCCGCGCCCTGGCGGCCCAGCGCCCCGTGAGCTACATGGTGTTCGACGTGCCCGCGCTCTACGGCGTCGAGCTCGCGCGCCGCCCGTTCGACGAGCGCCGCGCGACGCTCGAACGCCTCGACCTGCCGGCGCCCGCGCTGCTCTCACCCGTGTACGACGACGGCGCGGACCTGTGGGAGGTGACGCGCGAGCACGGGCTCGAGGGCGTCGTCGCGAAGCGGCGCGCGTCGACCTACCAGCCGGGCCGGCGCTCCCACGACTGGGTCAAGGCCGCGCACCGGTTCACGCGGGCGGCCCTCGTCGGCGGGTGGCGCGCGGAGAGCACGGGGTCGGGGCGGCTCGGTGCGGTGCTCCTCGGCGCGCCCGACGCCACCGGTGCGCTGCGCTACCTCGGCCGCGCGGGCAGCGGCCTCACCGGCCCGATCGGCGCCGCTCTGACCGAGCTGCTCGTCCCGCGTGCGCGCGACGCGAGCCCGTTCGACGAGCCCGTGCCCGCCCTGGACGCGCGCGGCACGCACTGGTGCGAGCCCACGCTCGTCGTCGACGTCGTCTACCTCACCCGGACGCCGACGGGCCGCCTGCGCCAGCCCGTGGTGCGCGGCGTGCGGGACGACAGCCCCCCCGACCCGTGGGACGAGCCGTGA
- a CDS encoding NAD-dependent epimerase/dehydratase family protein — MRVAVVGASGNVGTALLRAFAADPTITSVVGLARRPPAPEVVAARTLPAPYDAASWLRCDIAAPGPDDRAIELLARAMAGADAVVHAAWAVVPSHNRAAQRRTNVLGARRVVAAALRAGVPQLVVASSVGAYSPSPDDTPRPERWPTGGVRGSAHSADKVAVERLLDETEERHPELTIARMRSALVVQRVAGRQLTRTVLGPLLPARGLTELRVLPWPAGLRVQAVHADDLAAAYREVIVRRQRGPFNVAADDVLHAGDVAAIVAGGRHRDLPFALVRAAVSGAWHARVLPVSPGWLDLAAGVPVLDCARARELLGWRPRRTSAEAVAELVAGIAAGCGTSSPPLRPRRGVHPDAG; from the coding sequence ATGAGGGTCGCCGTCGTCGGCGCGAGCGGGAACGTTGGCACGGCGCTGCTGCGCGCCTTCGCGGCCGACCCGACCATCACCTCGGTCGTCGGCCTCGCCCGCCGCCCGCCGGCGCCCGAGGTCGTCGCGGCGCGCACCCTGCCCGCGCCGTACGACGCCGCCTCCTGGCTGCGCTGCGACATCGCCGCCCCCGGACCGGACGATCGCGCGATCGAGCTGCTGGCCCGCGCGATGGCGGGCGCGGACGCCGTCGTGCACGCCGCGTGGGCCGTCGTGCCGAGCCACAACCGCGCCGCGCAGCGCCGGACAAACGTGCTCGGCGCGCGGCGCGTCGTGGCCGCGGCGCTGCGGGCGGGCGTGCCCCAGCTCGTGGTCGCGTCGTCCGTCGGCGCGTACTCGCCGTCGCCCGACGACACGCCGCGGCCCGAGCGGTGGCCGACCGGCGGGGTGCGCGGCTCGGCGCACAGCGCCGACAAGGTCGCGGTCGAGCGACTGCTCGACGAGACCGAGGAGCGGCACCCGGAGCTCACGATCGCGCGGATGCGGTCGGCGCTCGTGGTGCAACGGGTCGCCGGCAGGCAGCTGACCCGCACCGTCCTGGGGCCGCTCCTGCCCGCGCGCGGGCTCACCGAGCTCCGCGTCCTGCCGTGGCCCGCCGGGCTGCGGGTGCAGGCCGTGCACGCGGACGACCTCGCGGCGGCGTACCGCGAGGTCATCGTGCGCCGCCAGCGCGGCCCGTTCAACGTTGCGGCCGACGACGTGCTCCACGCGGGTGACGTCGCCGCGATCGTCGCGGGCGGGCGCCACCGCGACCTGCCGTTCGCCCTGGTCCGCGCGGCGGTCTCGGGCGCCTGGCACGCGCGCGTGCTGCCCGTGAGCCCGGGCTGGCTCGACCTGGCCGCGGGGGTTCCCGTGCTCGACTGCGCGCGGGCGCGGGAGCTGCTCGGTTGGCGGCCCCGCCGCACGAGTGCCGAGGCCGTCGCGGAGCTCGTGGCCGGCATCGCGGCGGGCTGCGGCACCTCGAGCCCGCCGCTGCGCCCCCGCCGCGGCGTCCACCCGGACGCCGGCTGA
- a CDS encoding PHP domain-containing protein, giving the protein MTATLRRIALLLERGRSRSRGESYRSAAFRGAARTVEATEPAQLLALAAAGRLKDLPGVGDRTAGVIEARLSGRPVAYLDELEREAVAHTGPGQALRAALRGDLHAHTDESDGGSPLQEMVLAAIDLGHDYLTITDHSPRLTVAHGLSPARLRAQIDQIAALNGALGAAGSTFRVLTGIEVDILDDGALDQEPELLAELDVVVASVHSKLRMERAPMTRRLLAAVANPHVDVLGHCTGRQVTGRLRPPSTFDHEAVFAACAEHGVAVEINSRPDRLDPPHALLQSAIDAGCLFTVDTDAHAPGQLDWQWAGCDRAVAHDLEADRVVTTWPVDRLLAWTGRATATDGGRRRGPAPRGAS; this is encoded by the coding sequence GTGACGGCCACCCTGCGGCGGATCGCGCTCCTGCTCGAACGCGGCCGGTCGCGCTCGCGCGGCGAGTCCTACCGCAGCGCGGCGTTCCGCGGCGCCGCGCGGACCGTCGAGGCGACCGAGCCGGCGCAGCTGCTCGCCCTCGCGGCGGCCGGCCGGCTCAAGGACCTGCCCGGGGTGGGGGACCGCACCGCGGGCGTGATCGAGGCCCGCCTGTCGGGGCGGCCGGTGGCCTACCTCGACGAGCTCGAGCGGGAGGCGGTCGCCCACACGGGGCCGGGGCAGGCGCTGCGCGCCGCGCTGCGAGGCGACCTGCACGCGCACACGGACGAGAGCGACGGCGGCAGCCCGCTGCAGGAGATGGTGCTCGCGGCGATCGACCTCGGGCACGACTACCTGACCATCACCGACCACTCGCCGCGGCTGACGGTCGCGCACGGGCTGAGCCCGGCCCGGCTGCGGGCCCAGATCGACCAGATCGCGGCCCTCAACGGTGCCCTCGGCGCGGCCGGTTCCACGTTCCGGGTGCTCACCGGGATCGAGGTCGACATCCTGGACGACGGCGCGCTCGACCAGGAGCCGGAGCTGCTCGCCGAGCTCGACGTCGTGGTGGCCTCGGTGCACTCGAAGCTGCGGATGGAGCGCGCGCCGATGACCCGGCGGCTGCTCGCCGCGGTCGCCAACCCCCACGTCGACGTGCTCGGGCACTGCACGGGGCGCCAGGTCACCGGCCGGCTCCGGCCGCCGAGCACGTTCGACCACGAGGCGGTGTTCGCCGCGTGCGCCGAGCACGGCGTCGCCGTGGAGATCAACAGCCGGCCCGACCGCCTCGACCCGCCGCACGCGTTGCTGCAGTCCGCGATCGACGCGGGGTGCCTGTTCACGGTCGACACCGACGCCCACGCCCCCGGACAGCTCGACTGGCAGTGGGCGGGCTGCGACCGCGCCGTCGCGCACGACCTCGAGGCGGACCGTGTCGTCACCACCTGGCCGGTGGACCGCCTGCTCGCCTGGACCGGCCGGGCGACGGCGACCGACGGCGGCCGACGGCGCGGCCCGGCCCCGCGGGGCGCGTCATGA